One Chaetodon trifascialis isolate fChaTrf1 chromosome 12, fChaTrf1.hap1, whole genome shotgun sequence DNA window includes the following coding sequences:
- the ptpn4a gene encoding tyrosine-protein phosphatase non-receptor type 4: protein MSARFRLPAGRSYNVRATELERDRQHTQVVCNVLLLDNTVQAFKVSKSDHGQVLLDAVFKHLELTERDYFGLHLADDSLDSPRWLDPNKPIRKQLKRGSPHNLSFRVKFFVTDPSKLQEEYTRYQYFLQIKQDILTGRLPCPHNTAALLASYAVQSELGDYNETEHTAGYLSEYCFISNPPQDFHKEVSKHHQQHSGLSPAQSEFNYLNTARTLELYGVELHYARDQSNTEILIGVMSAGIVIYKNRVRINYFPWLKIVKISFKCKQFFIQLRREVTETRETLLGFNMVNYRACKNLWKACVEHHTFFRLERPIPPQKNFFAHYFTLGSKFRYCGRTEVQSVQYGKEKGIKDRVFARSPSKPLARKLLGGTDWESVSRNSLSDERLETQSLPTRSPPGTPNQNSLFVQEGTRLRPSSVGHLVDHVIHASPSLPVFSNHKSASSTQANSISLDSTPSPEGVDSQPPALPPKQLSRKTLSQIIQAHSQQSLLDNHLNEMYDVPVNADKTTLNGVVPHDNLVLIKMRPDEHGRFGFNVKGGADQKMPIIVSRVAPGTSADLCVPRLNEGDQVVLINGRDISDHTHDQVVMFIKASCESHSGELILLVRPNAIYDVVEEKADSEPDFQYIPEKSPQDPGQLDQHALRDSMVALKESLSSGAILAQFDQLYRKRPGMTMLCAKLPQNVSKNRYRDISPYDATRVILKSTDDYINANYINMEIPASSLINRYIACQGPLPNTCPDFWQMTWEQGSSMVVMLTTQVERGRVKCHQYWPNPDSSATYGDFTVTCHNEEGNSAFLVREMTLVHTQSEQQRELTQIQYLAWPDHGVPDDSTDFLDFVALVRTKRAGQDQPMVVHCSAGIGRTGVLITMETALCLMECGQPVYPLDIVRTMRDQRAMMIQTPSQYRFVCEAILKVYEEGLVKPLKTAIYQQREKVDEEREEERKEQQKAGEGEETAAMEEGEAAVVELLEGGLDEEDDDDEEVEVLDVGEVTEEGEEEEDEEEEEPSVASATSVTSETSANPDPDPANP from the exons aaGTCGGATCATGGCCAGGTGTTGCTGGATGCTGTCTTTAAGCACCTGGAGCTGACTGAGAGAGACTACTTTGGCCTGCACTTGGCTGATGACTCCTTAGATTCGCCA CGCTGGCTCGATCCCAACAAGCCCATCAGGAAACAGTTAAAAA GAGGGTCTCCCCATAACTTGAGCTTCAGAGTCAAATTCTTTGTGACAGACCCCAGTAAACTTCAGGAAGAATACACACG GTACCAATATTTTCTTCAGATCAAGCAGGATATATTAACTGGAAG ATTGCCCTGTCCACACAACACAGCCGCTCTGCTGGCGTCCTATGCCGTTCAAT ctgAGCTGGGGGACTACAATGAAACAGAGCATACAGCAGGATATCTGTCGGAGTACTGCTTCATCTCCAACCCCCCGCAAGACTTCCACAAAGAGGTCTCCAAacatcaccagcagcacag tggtCTATCTCCTGCCCAGTCAGAGTTTAATTATCTGAACACAGCACGCACGCTGGAGCTCTACGGGGTAGAGCTGCACTATGCAAGG gaCCAGAGCAACACAGAGATTCTTATTGGGGTGATGTCCGCCGGCATTGTGATTTACAAGAACAGGGTACGGATCAACTATTTCCCATg gttgaaaatagtgaaaatctccttcaagtgcaaacagtTCTTCATCCAGCTGAGAAGAGAGGTG ACTGAGACCCGGGAAACGCTGCTGGGTTTCAACATGGTGAACTATCGGGCCTGTAAAAACCTGTGGAAGGCCTGTGTGGAGCACCACACCTTCTTCAGGCTGGAGCGGCCCATCCCACCGCAGAAGAACTTCTTCGCTCACTACTTCACTCTGGGCTCAAAATTCAGATACTG CGGGCGGACGGAGGTGCAGTCTGTGCAGTATGGAAAGGAGAAAGGCATCAAGGACAGAGTATTTGCCAG ATCTCCCAGCAAGCCCTTGGCCAGGAAGTTGCTGGGTGGAACTGACTGGGAGTCAGTCAGCAGGAACAGCCTATCAGATGAGAGACTGGAGACCCAGAGCCTGCCCACTCGCTCGCCGCCCGGGACGCCCAATCA GAACTCGCTGTTTGTACAAGAGGGCACGCGACTACGCCCGTCGTCTGTTGGCCACCTGGTCGATCACGTGATCCACGCTTCACCCAGCCTCCCCGTCTTCTCCAATCACAAGTCAGCATCGTCCACACAGGCCAACAGCATCAGCTTGGACTCCACGCC GTCTCCAGAGGGGGTAGACAGCCAGCCTCCAGCCCTGCCCCCCAAGCAGCTGAGCAGGAAGACCCTGAGCCAGATCATCCAGGCCCACTCCCAGCAAAGCCTCCTGGACAACCACCTCAACGAGATGTACGATGTTCCGGTCAATGCGGATAAGACCACG CTAAACGGAGTCGTCCCTCACGATAATCTGGTCCTGATCAAGATGAGGCCTGACGAACATGGACGTTTCGGCTTCAACGTGAAG ggtGGAGCGGACCAGAAGATGCCCATCATTGTGTCTCGAGTGGCTCCGGGAACATCA GCCGACCTGTGTGTGCCTCGCCTTAACGAGGGTGACCAGGTGGTCTTAATTAATGGACGGGACATCTCTGACCACACCCACGATCAGGTGGTCATGTTCATCAAGGCCAGCTGTGAGAGCCACTCCGGAGAGCTCATCCTATTGGTCAGGCCGAATG CCATCTATGACGTGGTGGAGGAGAAGGCGGACTCGGAGCCAGACTTTCAGTACATCCCTGAGAAGTCCCCTCAGGACCCCGGCCAGCTAGACCAGCATGCTTTGAGGGACTCCATGGTCGCACTGAAGGAAAGCCTGAGCAGTGGAGCCATACTGGCGCAGTTTGAT CAACTGTACAGGAAGAGGCCGGGGATGACCATGCTGTGTGCCAAATTACCTCAGAACGTTTCCAAAAATCGCTACAGAGACATCTCTCCCT ACGATGCCACGCGGGTCATTCTGAAAAGCACAGATGACTACATCAATGCAAATTACATCAAT atGGAGATTCCAGCCTCCAGTCTGATCAACCGCTACATAGCATGCCAGGGCCCGCTGCCCAACACCTGCCCGGACTTCTGGCAAATGACATGGGAGCAGGGCTCGTCTATGGTGGTCATGCTGACTACACAGGTCGAGAGGGGGCGG gtgaAGTGTCACCAGTACTGGCCCAATCCAGACAGCAGCGCCACCTACGGGGACTTCACAGTAACGTGCCACAATGAAGAGGGCAACTCCGCCTTCCTGGTCCGGGAGATGACTCTGGTGCACACACAg agtgagcagcagagagagctcACCCAGATTCAGTACCTGGCCTGGCCAGACCACGGCGTTCCCGATGACTCCACTGACTTCCTGGACTTCGTGGCTCTGGTTCGGACCAAACGGGCCGGACAGGACCAGCCGATGGTGGTACACTGCAG TGCGGGGATTGGTCGGACAGGGGTTCTGATCACCATGGAGACAGCGCTGTGTCTAATGGAGTGCGGCCAGCCAGTGTATCCTCTCGACATTGTCAGGACCATGAGAGACCAGAGGGCCATGATGATCCAAACGCCT aGCCAGTATCGCTTCGTGTGTGAGGCCATCCTGAAAGTCTACGAGGAGGGCCTGGTCAAACCACTCAAGACCGCCATCtaccagcagagagaaaaggtggacgaggagcgggaggaggagaggaaagagcagcagaaagcgGGTGAAGGAGAAGAGACGGCGGcaatggaggagggggaggcggcCGTGGTGGAGTTGCTCGAGGGAGGTCTGGACGAAGAGGACGACGACGACGAAGAGGTGGAAGTGCTGGATGTGGGAGAAGTGAcggaagagggggaggaggaagaggatgaagaagaggaggagccgAGCGTCGCGAGCGCCACCAGCGTGACCAGCGAGACCAGCGCGAACCCCGACCCCGACCCCGCAAACCCGTGA